GTAAGTAAAAGccaattaaaatctttaaattattCTAAGGGGTCACATGTGCTAAGGGTCACTTGGAAGCAGTGGCCAGCTTGAGAGCTCTCATGAGTGCCACTGCTGGTGAGATCCAGAAACTTCCTGCCGGCCTGGAATCTGATCTGTACAAACTGACTCTGTGAAGCGTCCTAGGGCTAAACAAGTCTGAGGCAGGCTAGGAAGACATACGAAATCGTGGGGACATGGGGAAAAGAGCTCCTCACCCACAGTCTGCTTGAAACCTCTCAGGAGCTGAGGCAAGAATCCCAGCACCTTTAGCATTTGCTGTGAAGGACGCAGGGATAAGAAGAGTATTCCGTTACATGTACATAGTTTGTTTCAAAACAGCAAAGATCCAGGCTCGTGAGTGAATCTGACACAGGGCTGGGCCTGATTCCCTCCCCAGATCAGTTCTGGGCAACTCCAACAAGACGCGTAGTGCCTGTGTCTACCTCCCTGCAGCCCTGGGGTCTAGATCTTTACAGCATCAGTTGCCGTCCTATGACGTCACCCTAGGAGACACCAGTGACCTCACCTGAATTCCTTAGTTACTCTTTATAGATAATATCTTCACATTGCTGGACCAATCAGATACCACAAAGAATGAAGGGCCTCCCCAAATTCTCTgagacacccacacccacactctgGGGTACACCTTTCTTTCTCCTAACCCTCATgtttaaaattcatattaaagGGGTTGGGAATTTAGCTCAGAGGTAAAACgattgcctagcaagcgcaaggccctgggttcggtcctcagctctggggaaaaaaaaaaaaagacaaaataaaattcatattaaaatacCTTTATTAAACGCCAACTCTGTTTCACATGAGCCCATCCCCAGATTCTCTTTTCTGTTGAAGCCACAAATTCTGGTTCAGTCAGATTGGAGGCCACTAAAATATTAGAAGGAGGGACGCTTCAGGCCACCATGGAAGAGAGACCAGGGCTGTGCCCCTCCTCAACCCTCTAACCACTGCCAAAATCTACACACTAATAAATGCCTGTATGGACCTGTCATGCAACAGTGAAAAGCTGAGGAAATGGAGGTTTTATAGACTTTGATGGGAGCTAAATGTCTCCGCAAAATACAAGCCACTCAAGGCCTCAAAGCTCACAGCCTCTGGAATTCACCTGGGCAAAATAGTGACGTTTCCAAATGGCAGGGCAGCCCTCATACCCCACTTTTAATATGACAGATAACTTTTGTTCATCTTCAGGCCTACACCTcataaaggaaataataaaggaGACAAGAAAGGCTCTAAGTGACCACAGTTGGGAAACAGCGGTTAGCTAACAAAACTCTATAGCTTCTCCCCACTGCTTGGTTTTCTCATCTCAGGAGGGTTTTTACAGCATCCCCGCTATGCCCCACTGTGCTAGGCAGGAGGCATCATCCAAGGTGCGTTagaggccaggcatgggggcGCATGCCTGCAGtctcaccatgagttcaaggcaagcctgggctgcacagcGAGTTCCAGTCCAGCTGGGCTAGTGAGATTCTTCTCaatcaatatctctctctctctctctctctctctctctctctcacacacacacacacacacacacacacacacacacacatgccgcCAATCAGTGACAACTGTAAGAGGTCTGATGCCTGTCAGCAGGGCTCCTGACATGCAGGGGTTCCTGGGGATGGGTGGCCTCTATAGAAGCAAAGCTATAGAAGGTAAGCGATTACATCTCAGGTCTCACTGTGGTGTGTAGGGTGCCCAGGTAGCCTGAGGGCACTGTCATTCAGGAGGGATGTGGGTCGTGCTGGGTACTCCTGCATACATACCATCTCTGCTTAAGTAGAATGGATGATTCAGACTCCACGGATCCATCCGGTGCTCTTCCCGGGAGGGGTGCTAACATTCCACTGCTAGCCTTGCTAAAGATGAGAGGAACCTCTCAGGCAAGCACTGCACCATCCTTTGAGCTCTTGTCTGACAGGCTGTGAATACGGGCTGAGACCATGGCCTGGGCCCAATTTAGCCCAGTTCTCTCATGCCGGGTACAGTGCTTTAAAGGACTTCTCTCTTCCCTGCAAAGCCTGAGATATATGACATCAGATGGACCTAGAATGGTCCTCCCTGAGAGCCCACCACCCCATCAACCAGTCCAGAGATTTCATGTACAGAAAGGTGTTCTGGAGAAGAGACAGGCTGTCCCTGCATGGGGAGGGCTCCGGtaagttgaagaagaagaagaagaagaagaaggagaaggagaagaagaaggagaaggagaaggagaaggagaaggagaaggagaaggagaagaagaagaagaaaagccagcaAGAGACAGTGTTCTCTTTTCTTGCTTCCTGGTTGGCCATGAAGTGAACAGCGGTCATTCACCATTGGCTCCTGTCACCATGGGCTCTCTGCCCAACACGTAGGACCACGTGACCATGAACCaagccctctgaaaccatgagcaaaGCCAGTCCTTCCCTCTCAGCTGGCTGCTCAGGTACTGGCCACAGAAACCAAAGCACAACATGGGTGGGATTTCTTTGTCTCTGACATGTCATTAGCAGGCTGCACAGGAGCAGCCCTGTGCTGAACACATACGAAGAAGACCACCTTCCTTCATCTCCACACTGGTGGGGAGAATATTCTAGGTTGGCaaggggctttaaaaaaaaaaaaagcttcttccTCAGCCAGATGAGTTCTACATTCCAAGTATTTATAGGTGGGCGGTTAGCAAATGGTTTGTCATGCCATGAGCTCAGCTGTGTGTTTCCTTATTGCTCATCACCCAACCGGTGTTTGTCGGTGTTTCTTACAGCAGCAACCCCATTTCAAAGCGCATGGGCCTGTTAGTTGGTTAGGAAGCCAATGCCACAGTAACAAGTCAGCTTGGTGTCTTGTTCATTCAACGCAGTTAACTCTGGCTCATGATGCAGCTTTCCTGCAGGTCAGTGGAGTGGGGCTCCAGCATGAGGCAAGCGCCTTCAGGCTGCTGGCTCTTTGTGTCTTGTGGACTTGCCATCTTCAACACCAGGGAGATTCAGAGTTAGGAGCTGCAAGGGGTGACAACAGTCCCTGACCAGAGACCCGTGACAAGAGAATGACAAGGAGGCCTGGGTAACAGTCTGGCAGATCACAGAACCAAAGTCCAAATTTGGAGGATTGTTTAAAAGTGTCTTGGGGCTCATAAATGGGACACTTGTCCCTCTTCAGACCTTTAAGAGACAGGGCCTAGGTCAGGTCACTAGGGATACAATCCTCAGGAGGAGTTAATaatctttttctcccctctctctcttcctcctcctcctcctccttctcctcttcttcttcttcttcttctttagtttttttgaggcaaagtttctctgtgtaacagccctggctgtcctagacttgattagtagaccaggctggccttgaacttacaaagatccccctgccctctgcctcccaagtgttgggattaaagacatgcgctgTCATGTCTGGCTGTTAATGTTGTtcttaggtctctctctctctctctctctctctctctctctctctctctctctctctctctctctctctctctctcctctcatgtgCACCTCCTGTCTTGCCACATGAGGGCTCTCTCTTATATACCCTCTTCTCATCATATGCCAAGCACCACAAAAATCCTCGCCAGAGCCACGCCGATACCAGCACATGCCCTTGACCTCCAAAACAAAGTTAAATATACTCATCTTGCTAACTAACATGCTAGGCCTCAAGTATTTTACCACAAGAACGAAACTGGAATAACACACTCAGAAGCCACCAAATGGGAGTCAGAAGGTTGTCTGGGGGTCTGCGAGGGTGATGGCTCCCTGGAGCATCTGACACCAGAAATCTTGGGCACACATCCCAGTTTGTTTGTCAGCAGTTGTTTTAGCTGACACTGAGAGACATCATTTCTCTGGGCTTCGGTGTCCTCGTCTGTACCAATGTATATTGCTTGTGCCAATGGTTTCCAGGCTTAAAACGCAGTTTGGGAATGCTCTGAGAGATGTAAGGCACAAGATAAACACCATGGAATATTCATTTTTCCTAGCTGAGCCAACTTCTCCCATCTGTTCAGTGAGTACAAAGTTGACCTTGGGGTTTCCTCCAAGTTCTTGTGGGAGGGGGATCCTGAGCCACACAACACCACCCTCTGAGTCCTCAGAGGCCCTTATGTCCTGAGCCTTCCAGCCCCAATCTCTGGAAGGCTTTGCAGCTCATGTGTCTACCAGATGACCGTGGAAGGACTCTGTGATACTCCCAGAAAGCCTTGCTCCACAAACACTACACACTGTCTAGACCCTCTCCCTATGCATGGCCCAATTTCACAAGAGTCACACCTCATTTGCCATAACCCCACCcatcctccccagccccagggtgCTCCTACATTATGTATTTTGTCCACCAGTCTAAGGCCACATCCTCTGCCACCCCTCATGTTTTCCCTGAGCTGGACACACAAGCAAAAGCACCCAGAAAAGGACATCTCGACTTCAGCAGAGCCCTCAACAGCACATCTTCCAACGTTGCCAGCTTGGATGCCAGATCCCCTGTGACGCCCCCTGACTGGCTGGGCAGGGGAGAACTCTGCCTTGGGTTTGTATCTGTGAAATGCAGAGTGATCTTGTTGTAATTCTGAGACTGAaggaaggattgggaggagaaTCCACTGTAATGTACCAGGTAGCCCTGCACAGTGGGTCCTGGCTTCTCCCTCTTCCAAGGTCTGACCGAGATCTTTCTGCTtgttcttccttgtcttctgccGGAGCAGATGTCAGCTTCCTACTGACAAGAGTCACCAGAAGCAGCTTCACCAAGGACCAAGAAGAGGATTGGGCTCCAAGCCCCAGCAGACAAGTCTGCAAACATGGCTGCATACTTGGTTCTTGACCccaagcttgtgccaccacccgGCCAGGGCATGATACTCCTCAGACCACTTTGAGTTTCAGGGTCTCTGTCCTCACCACCAATTCCCAATCATGGAATCCCTTGTCACCTCCTCCCACCCCGAATTCTTGTTTCAACAATGTACTGAGAGGCTGCCATTCACACgcacacattttatttgtatataaaataaagggTCACGTGCCCAACCTCCTTTACAGTTTAATAGCCCAGGAGTCTCCTTAGAAATTTCCATCCCCTGAGAGAGGCTCCCTGTCCACAAGCTCTCTGGGGGACTTGTTCAGACAGCTGCATCAAGGAGGTCTTGCATTGTGGCACAGAGGGCCCACAGCACAAGGGAGAGGGGCCATGTTTAAGGATGGAACTCAtctcccatgcttcccttcaCCACACTTTGGCAGAACCCGGTACAGACTGCTAGCACAGAGTGCAATCCAATCAGAGGTGTGGTTCTTTGGCATTTAAACTGTCTCGCTCCATCCAAATGGGCTTGGCACAGGGCACGGGCTCAGGAGGACTGCTGGAGGCTGGGGTACAGGGCGGTTCAGGACACACATCTGGACACCCAGCTGAAGAGCTGGGGGAGGCCAGCCAAGTCTGTCCATCTGGAGCAGTTTTGGGAACAAGTCACTGTTCCAGGGCTGTACCTCTATCTATTATACCCATCTCTGGCCTGTCATCCCTCATCTTTCTTCCCCGTCTGGGGGCGCAGGGGGAGGGCAGCTCCAAAGTCAATCATGTTGGGACCTGTcccaactgtaaaaaaaaaaaaagagagagaacagggtcCTGGATCCAGGGGCAAACTTTCAGGCTACGGTCATCCAGGGAAATAAACtggaacaggggaggggaggtggagccTTATTTATGGTGGGAGATCCTAGGCTCCAGCTAGTAGCAATTATCCATAACCAGAAACAGCCTCACACCCTATCCAGTGCACTCCAAGCACAGTCTACTGACCAGAAAGCCTCCTGGTTCCTGGATGCACCTTAAAGCCCTGGCTCAGCCAGCGTTTGACACAGGGCATTCGGCAGGACCAGCATACACTGGTCCCTCTGaatccttccttcttgccttccaGCTCCTTCGCCCTTCAACATCTCCTGGCTGTTATTCTTCCTGGAGAAGGGGCTCTCGGTCCCCTCCTTGCAccctctcatcttcctctttctccatgcaGCCCACAGTGGCGGccagcccagcacccacaccacccCCAACTACAGCAGCCCCAGTGGCCCCCACCGCTGCCCCAGCTGCCACCATCCCAGCTTCAGCAGCCAAAGCTGCTGCCGCCATGCCTGCACCCACCACACCCCCTGCCAAGCCCATGAGCCCAGCACCTACAGCGCCCCCTACGGCGGCCAGGTGGCCGCAGAAGCGCATCGTGTAGGAGTCCATGAAGGCCTTGGCCTCCGCCTGCAGCTCAGCTTCCAAGGCCTCCAAGGTCTGCTCTCTCTCCTTGCACAACAGGGCCACACCATGGCGGGCCAAGATGGCATCCTTCTGGGTAGAGAGGAGGTTCCGCATAGTGTCCGGCAGGACTCGCAGTGCAGAGAAGATGCGCTTGGTGGCTATGTCCTGTGGCATTGGGCAGAAATGGTCCAGCTGGGTATTCAGGCATCCTCTCTGGCATAGCCCTCTCCTCCCACCGCAGACCCTGGGGCTCACCTGCTGCCTCACATATTCTTCAAATTCCTTCTTGGCAGCTTCCACTTTCCTCAGGTCATGAAGCTGAGCAGCCATCTGTCCATGGGAAAGCCCAGGttgcctccctctttcctcctcagccGGAAGTATTCATCCCCACTCCCAGGGCATACAGACCTTCACCCCAGGTCACCTTCCCTGACCCTATCCTCCCCCTATCCTTACCTCATCTGGAGAGCTGAAACTGGGCCCAGTCTTCCCCATCCATCCAGAGAGATTCTGCAGAGACATCACAGCCAGGTCAGGGAGAGGGGGGGCGTCTGCCAAAGCCAGGCTCCCCGGGAAGTTTTCACACCTTGATCTCCTGTGCTAGCTGCTGCCCTGTGAGCAGGCGTCTGTCCCCCCTGGCCATGGCACGCCCTTCACTCCAGTACCCTTGGCAGCGGCTCTTAGCATGCTGAGGGGCTGTGCTCAGCACATCGGAGATGTAGGCCCGGAAATGGTGGGAGAAGTCGTCTTCtgtgtctgagaaagaaattcctTGGGCTGAGGAGCCTGGGCCTGGAGGAGATGGGGCCAAAGCTGGGAATCAATGCCAGGGAGGCCTCCACCCCTGGAACACTTACTGCCTTCTTGTCCTTTGTTTACCCACTGCCTCTCAGGAGCAGGCAGGAGGTAACAGCGGGCCCGTTTCCCTAGGAGCAGCTCCTGAACCTTGGGGTATTTTCCGGACAGCTTCTGAGAGATGGACAGCTTCTGAGCCAAGGAAGCAGCCTCCCTCTGTAAGCACACTTCTgggaccacacccagcttcccgTACCTGCCGCCTGCCAttggcctctgccctctgccctgcttACCTGGAGGATGTCACCCACGTGCCCTTGCCCTGTCTTATTGTGATGGCAAGAATCACGAACTAAGAGGTCCAGATGCTGGAAGAGAAAAATGGTCCAGACACCAGCAGCTGGGGATGGGCAGTATCAGGACCGACAAGTCCAGAAATAGATGTCTCTCACCTGGATTGGCACCATCCCATAATGCTTGCCCATCACCTCGGCCACATGAACGAACATCTGGCAATGGGTACAGATGAGCTTTTAGAGTTGGCCTACTCCAAGGCCTACAGTCTGCCCCAAGCCTTCTCTCTAGCCACCTGAATCACTATGAGCCCAGTTTCCTGCTTCTGGCTTggagagtctcctgcctctgcccaaacCAAGCACCCCGTGTTCAACCCTCTCCCCTGAAGCCCACCAAGCCAGTTCAAGTGTCATAAAATCCTAAGCCTGAACTGGGAGGGCATGAGGTCCCTTTGGTCCCGCTCTCCCGACCTTGAGGTCAGGGTGTGTGGAGGTGACAGCTTCAATGGTGCAGGCTACCTCACCTCCAGATAGCCCAGGTCTGTGTCCTTCAGTTCTCGGCAGGCATTCAGGAtctggaaggaaaacaggaagatgggaggaggtTTGCAGAAGGTGTGCGGTGGCTCCTGAGTGGCTTTATCTCAGAAACACAAGCCCAGTCTGGCATGAGGGCCTCTCCGCCTAGGTGCAAGCCATCTTCCGGACTTACAGAGTGCTGTGGTCCCATGGGCCTCCAGTTGTCCCTCAGGCCTGTTATTCCACCCTTAAAACAACCTGTCTGCCCACTTTGACTAGAAACATCTTCCTCCTTCCGGAACCCCCGCCTGGACCCCAGGCACCCAAATCCGTGACTCTCCCAGTTCCGAGGAAGCTGAGCCGGGGAATGGTGTGTAGGGTGGCCACCCCGGCCCAAGCATCCTTCTCACCTGGTAGGAGCTGAGCATCATGCTGAGGGCGCAGAGCTTTACCCTTGTTTCCCTGCTCAGTTCTGGGCTCATGACGTCTCCTGTGTCCACTAAGAACACGGCCACCTATTTGGATACAAACCAAGGGGTCAGGCCTGCCTTGCTCTGCCCAACCCCTTTCTTTGTCTTCACCCTGGAGATGTCCTTCTTGCTCCTCTACCCTTCCTGCttgccctcttccctctctttcaccTCTATCCCTCACTACCCCTCCTTGATCCATCTGCCTTTCTCCTCtcaccttctttccttcttttcctagcAGGAAAGGGTGGCTCCACATCCAGATGCCCCTGGTGAGGCCATTAGCACCCCATCTGATCCCAGGCAGGGACCCCTCTGCTCTGGCCTTGCCATTGTCACCGGATTCCTGAAAGTGGAGAAGAAGATACCAGGTCGTCCATTCTGTGTGCCCAGAAAGCTCAGCTCCCCTCCCAGAGCCAACCCCGAGCTTTGCCTCCCTGCAACCTCCTgtcagccctgccctcctcacCAGGCCTGGTAAGCCTCTGAGCAAGTGGTCCAGGAGGAAGGACTTTCCTGAGTGCTGCTCTCCCAGGACGGCAAGCAAGCAGACAGGTGTGTCCCTCGCCAGCGGATGCTTGAGACAGCGGTTTATAGCCCCCATCCTGAGGATGAGGCCTCCAGAGGCACTGATGCGCACCAACAGCAGGCGCTCTGCCCGCACAGCACAGGTCTCCTGGGTGGGGCGGAGAAGGGCCCTGAGCATCCCTAATGGACCGGACCCCAAGTCGGGAATGTGTCCAGCCTGGACCTCTATGCCCCTTCCAGACAGTATAGAATAGGgtcaaggctaacacacacacacacacacacacacacacacacacacacaccatattggATCTAATCAGAGCTCTCTGAGTGCAGCGAGCTGTGCCTCACCTGCAGTGAGGGGGGCAGTGGTCGCTGGGGTAGGAGCCTCATCCTCTCCCCGAGGCTACGGAGGCCCTTCTTTTGCTTACAGATTTTCCGGCATTCGGGGcagcatggtagctcacagcccgGGATGCGATGCGTGCTGAAGCATCGGACGCAGAAGTCGTGGCCGCAGTCCAGTGAGATGGGCTCTCGGGGCCTTTCCAGGCAGATGGAGCAGGTAGGCGGCTCCCGGGGTGGGGAGGGACGGTGTCCCAGGCCCAGCTCCAGCTTGGGGAATGATGCATGGGACCTGGAGAGCAGTGCATCATCTGAAAGCTGGGTGCCTGTTGGGTGCAGGGTTTGGAGGGCTGACAGCTTAGGAGTGAAGTTCCCTCTCTGCCACCTCAGCTGCCTAGGGGCCTCCTGGAAGGGACAAGCTCTTACCCATTCCTTACTTCCTTGCACCCCATGTCCTTGCCATCCCAAGTGAGAGCAGCAAAACAGAGGGGAGAAAGTACCCCAGAGAAAAGCCCTCAGGGAATCCTGGCTCCGCACATGCTAGCCGTGCAACCATGGGTGAGGTCCAAAGGAGAGACTGGCAGTGCCCTGGTTCTAGGGCTAGGGGCAGTCATTAATGATGACAACCACACCTTCAAGGCACCTAGCACCAAGCCTCAGGAAACCCATAGAGCACCAGCCTTCTTGCAGCGAGGGCTTCCTCAAAGGGGACAAACTAAAACCCCAGCTGCCGGGGTAGTCAGAAGAGGGCGGAGGTAGCTTCCTGGCACCCAGGCAGCCATTCTGCAGCTGAACAGATGGCCAGGTTCTCGGAGGATTCCTTGTGCTCTCTGAGCTGAGCATCTGTAGCACCCACCTGCTTGTCCTGGTCCCTCCCTGCACAGCCTGGCCCATCCAGCCTTGTGCCTCCTCCCCGGGGAGAACCCTGCGGAGCCTGCAGCAAAGGAATCTGCTGGACTGCAGAGATCCGTGCTCCTGGTCCAGCCTTGCCGGCTGACCTGACAGGCCCACTGCACCAATCCCAGCCCGGAAGGCCCCGTGGCTCACCAACTGTTGCTGCTGTTTCCCATGAAGCTTCGTTTGCTCTCCTAAGGGGGGAGGGTATGGGTTTAGAACCGAGTCTAGACCTTATCTTCCCCGTGGGTTTCCAGGGTCCTTCAGCCACCCTCCCTGCTCCCAGGTggctccttcccacccccaactccccttCCCAGATCTTGGGCTGAAGACTTGCCCGTTTGCCAAGCCGATGACAAAAAGCAGGGACTGACAGGGTGGGCCTCGGCATGGAAGGCTGGAATTGGCAGGTGGTCCGAGCTCAGAGGAAGCCCACCGAGACCTTTTGCCGGTAGGACGGCTAGAGGGCTAGCCGAGCAGGTGGAGGTTGGAGCCGGGGGATGGGCTCCTCAGTGGCTCTGCCTAGCTGTCAGCGCTGGAGAATAAATGAgctggtcagaaaaaaaaaagtctataaagGAGGGTGGATTCACCCCAGGGGGAGGAGACATGGCTGCGGGTACCAAGGCTCTGGAGGAGGGATGAACCGAGCCCAGCTCAGAATCCCCGGTAGAAGCTGGGATGCAGGCAAGCCGGGGCGGTGAATCTCCATGGAGACGAAAGGGAAAGATaaggacagggagggggaggggacggaGAACAGGAAGCCATGTGGATGCACCTGGCACAGCAGGAAGAGGTTCCTcgttgaggccagaagagcactGCCCTTTCAAGAGCAGTTGGGATCTTCGCAGCCTCAGGGCAGggtgggcagagaggagggatGTAGGAAACGCAGCGGGTGCAACTGGGGCAGACATAGAGACTGGACACTATCGGTCCATTCAGTTCCGTTGCCTACTTTGACTGAGCATCCACCCTGTGCAGAGCTGCATGATGCCACCCTGTGTGGCCCATTGTATCGCGCCACCCTCTCTCAAGGTATGTTACTGGTGCGTGCAAGCCTCTGATAGGTGGAGAacaacttattatttatttatttccctccCAGGGGCTTTTTCTCTGCTACAAACTTGTGGAGAgccatctcaacacacacatacacacacacacacataccccttccAAACAAGTTCCCCTTTcaccttcatgtcctctttttttttatttttaataattcgcTGAGTCCAGTTAGTTCATTCTACACGCACATAGGTGTGAGACAGTCCACCGAAGCACGGGCgacctaccaggggccacaccccAGGCCAGCAGCAGTCAGCTGCCAAAAGCTCCTCAGATGGGGGTGGAGCTTCATGAGACTTTTCCCAGGCTGTGCTGGACCATTGACTGGCCTGATCCTGTGCACATAAACACAGTGGCTGTGAGTTCAGAACTGCATCTGCCAtgccatgcccagaagacagcatttcacagcactcctccatccTACAACCCTTACCTTCTTCCCACCCCTCTCTTCTTTGGTATCCTCTGAGCCTTGGGGTGGAGGGGAGTACAGGGGTTGATCTAGATGTCCCATGTAAGGCTGGGGACTCGCCAGTCGCTCACTCTCTGCTGTGAGTCTCTACAGTGAGAGACTTCTCTGAGGTTGGGAACAGCACCGATCTATGCGTACAAACATAAATGTGTAGAAAGCAGTTGGACAACATTTTCACTTAGCAAAAAATGGTAGGTAGGTTCCTTCTTACTAAGGGTCTATGGCCTTCCTAGCTTTGGCCTTTTAACCAGTATTGGAGCACCAGGCATGAATTTCCTCCTGTGTTGCAAGCCTCAAGCCCCATAAGAAAGTGGCTGCTTGCACCGTAACATTCATTCATGCCACTGCTACATTAGTGGGCGCACCTTGCCTGTCAGGTCGGCACTACAAGGCCCAGCAATAGATAACACCACCAATATCTGTTTCTCCCCCCACAGTAACACCttacaggagacagaggaagacagatctctgtgagttcaaggccagcctgggctacaaatcaagtccagggcagcaaagactacacagtgaaacgccgtcttggaaaagagaaagaaagaaagagagagaaaagaaaagaaatggtctGTGCTGTTTGGGAGCTCCCAGGGCCTCCTTGACCATAACACAATGCGAGATATCATACACCTTGCCCTGAGGTTTGTGTTTAATAACTCCTATGTCTTATTGGCGTAACAGTGTCCCCATGCAGAGTAGCTCCACTTAAATGTGCCCCCCCCTTTAAATTAGATTACAAACTAGTGAGTTTCTATAAGGATTGTTCATATAACCTTAGTTTTGGTTAGCCTATGCCCCACCCATTCCTCTCTATCACATCCACCGAACCCATCCCCATTTAACCCTTTAACCCTTGTGCTCCTCACACACACTTAATATAACGCGTTTCATTGTCCTCCTCCCATTGAGGccactttccctctcctcctggcctcttGTGCCCCTTTCTGGATTTCTAACCTCCACAGACAGACACTTGAAGTGAAACACACAAATCTAGAAATTCAAAGCTACATCTGCAGGCGATGATCTTTCTTTGTCTAGGTTATCTCAgtataacttttttttcccagtcccacccatTTTCCTaccattttcttttgttggtgttgttgttggattttttgtttgcttggttgtttggtggtggtggtggtggtggtggtggtggtggtggtggtggtggtggtgtttgagatagggtttctctgtgaaaccctgactgtcctggaattcactctgtagaccaggctgtcctggaatctggagatccacctgcctcccaagtgctgtaattaaaggcatatgccaccaccacccagcacttTTTCCTACAAAtgtcttgatttcttttcctttataactGAATAGAATGCGATTGTTTATATGTACcatattgttgttttaaatgaagtaAATCCCAAAtcgtttgattttaccaatgaagacttagAAGTCAGATGTTaaggtgaaaacttgctagctctgagaggcagagaaagcgccCAGCTGACCtccctactcagctcacgtcccagaaggaaaaagccaaaagcccacggccaaaagcttgctagctca
The genomic region above belongs to Acomys russatus chromosome 25, mAcoRus1.1, whole genome shotgun sequence and contains:
- the Rnf112 gene encoding RING finger protein 112 isoform X4, encoding MPRPTLSVPAFCHRLGKRESKRSFMGNSSNSWSHASFPKLELGLGHRPSPPREPPTCSICLERPREPISLDCGHDFCVRCFSTHRIPGCELPCCPECRKICKQKKGLRSLGERMRLLPQRPLPPSLQETCAVRAERLLLVRISASGGLILRMGAINRCLKHPLARDTPVCLLAVLGEQHSGKSFLLDHLLRGLPGLESGDNGKARAEGSLPGIRWGANGLTRGIWMWSHPFLLGKEGKKVAVFLVDTGDVMSPELSRETRVKLCALSMMLSSYQILNACRELKDTDLGYLEMFVHVAEVMGKHYGMVPIQHLDLLVRDSCHHNKTGQGHVGDILQKLSGKYPKVQELLLGKRARCYLLPAPERQWVNKGQEGNTEDDFSHHFRAYISDVLSTAPQHAKSRCQGYWSEGRAMARGDRRLLTGQQLAQEIKNLSGWMGKTGPSFSSPDEMAAQLHDLRKVEAAKKEFEEYVRQQDIATKRIFSALRVLPDTMRNLLSTQKDAILARHGVALLCKEREQTLEALEAELQAEAKAFMDSYTMRFCGHLAAVGGAVGAGLMGLAGGVVGAGMAAAALAAEAGMVAAGAAVGATGAAVVGGGVGAGLAATVGCMEKEEDERVQGGDREPLLQEE
- the Rnf112 gene encoding RING finger protein 112 isoform X1; this encodes MGNSSNSWVLPGEEAQGWMGQAVQGGTRTSRSHASFPKLELGLGHRPSPPREPPTCSICLERPREPISLDCGHDFCVRCFSTHRIPGCELPCCPECRKICKQKKGLRSLGERMRLLPQRPLPPSLQETCAVRAERLLLVRISASGGLILRMGAINRCLKHPLARDTPVCLLAVLGEQHSGKSFLLDHLLRGLPGLESGDNGKARAEGSLPGIRWGANGLTRGIWMWSHPFLLGKEGKKVAVFLVDTGDVMSPELSRETRVKLCALSMMLSSYQILNACRELKDTDLGYLEMFVHVAEVMGKHYGMVPIQHLDLLVRDSCHHNKTGQGHVGDILQLSGKYPKVQELLLGKRARCYLLPAPERQWVNKGQEGNTEDDFSHHFRAYISDVLSTAPQHAKSRCQGYWSEGRAMARGDRRLLTGQQLAQEIKNLSGWMGKTGPSFSSPDEMAAQLHDLRKVEAAKKEFEEYVRQQDIATKRIFSALRVLPDTMRNLLSTQKDAILARHGVALLCKEREQTLEALEAELQAEAKAFMDSYTMRFCGHLAAVGGAVGAGLMGLAGGVVGAGMAAAALAAEAGMVAAGAAVGATGAAVVGGGVGAGLAATVGCMEKEEDERVQGGDREPLLQEE
- the Rnf112 gene encoding RING finger protein 112 isoform X3, which codes for MPRPTLSVPAFCHRLGKRESKRSFMGNSSNSWVLPGEEAQGWMGQAVQGGTRTSRSHASFPKLELGLGHRPSPPREPPTCSICLERPREPISLDCGHDFCVRCFSTHRIPGCELPCCPECRKICKQKKGLRSLGERMRLLPQRPLPPSLQETCAVRAERLLLVRISASGGLILRMGAINRCLKHPLARDTPVCLLAVLGEQHSGKSFLLDHLLRGLPGLESGDNGKARAEGSLPGIRWGANGLTRGIWMWSHPFLLGKEGKKVAVFLVDTGDVMSPELSRETRVKLCALSMMLSSYQILNACRELKDTDLGYLEMFVHVAEVMGKHYGMVPIQHLDLLVRDSCHHNKTGQGHVGDILQKLSGKYPKVQELLLGKRARCYLLPAPERQWVNKGQEGNTEDDFSHHFRAYISDVLSTAPQHAKSRCQGYWSEGRAMARGDRRLLTGQQLAQEIKNLSGWMGKTGPSFSSPDEMAAQLHDLRKVEAAKKEFEEYVRQQDIATKRIFSALRVLPDTMRNLLSTQKDAILARHGVALLCKEREQTLEALEAELQAEAKAFMDSYTMRFCGHLAAVGGAVGAGLMGLAGGVVGAGMAAAALAAEAGMVAAGAAVGATGAAVVGGGVGAGLAATVGCMEKEEDERVQGGDREPLLQEE